The Mucilaginibacter terrae region TAGCGGTAACCTGTCCCGATATAATATGGAAATTAGCTTCAAGCCTTACACCCGACATCCCGATCGGGTCTTTAATTCCTGGCTCGTTATCTACCGTAAACTCCTGCGGCAAAACATGTATAATTTCTTCTCCCGGAGGCATCACCAGGTTATACATATCTTCTATCAGCTTATCAATATCTTTACGACCGATCTCGGTATTCAGGTCGCGGCGGGTAATTAAACCACGGTGTTGCAAACTTTTAATGTGTTGCCCGGCAATACCCACATTCACAATACGTATTTCTACGTTTGATTGCGAACCGGCTACCTCAACGGCCTGGTTAATTCCCTGTACTGTTTTGTCAATGTTTGATACCATCCCACGGGTAACCCCAGCCGATTCGGCCTTACCAATACCCAGTACCTCTATCTTTCCATTCTTGCTCCTGCGTCCTACTATAACGCAAATCTTGGTAGTACCAATATCCAATCCAACAACAATTGGCGAGCTCTTCTCTTGTGGTATGCTTTTTTCCATAACTTAATTAAAATTGGGATGTTGTATCTGTTAACGCTTGTTTCTTTTTCAATGAGTCGGGTTTGGCCACGGCAACTTTCTTCACGGTTGCACTGTCGGCCATAGTGGTTTCGCTTTTTACACCTACCACCTGGTTGGCATATTTTACATTAATAACCTTGTACTTATTCCACCCAACCTGTGGCAATGCCTGTTTATAAAATATCTCCAGGTTATGAAACTTATTAGCCAACGAATCGGCATTGCCCAGCATAATACGCTGATTGCCTACACGTGGTATAAGCTCCATTTCGTGGTTTTGATTCACATAGATCTGCGCTATCTGGGCGTTCCATAAGGTGTCTTTCCTAATGAAATCAGCCGTTGCGAATACGTCTTTTGCAAGCCGGGTATGCAGGGTGTCTAATCGGTTAGCAAATAATTCATCTATATAACCATTGGCTACCAAAACCTGCGCCGTAAAATTGTTTGACAACGGCACCTTAACACCATGCTGGTCTATATAAAAATCCTGGTCGAAACGGTTCAAAATGCGTAAAATAGGGTGACGCTGGCTAATTTCTACTTTAATCAACCCGTCCATATCGGCATACACCTCTGCTGACTCAATAAATGGATTTCGCTGTAATTTGTTTTCTAAATCGTGTATATTAATTTGATCAATTTTACGGCCTACCAGCGTGTTGCTGCTTACCCCTAAAATATTATCTACTTCGGCCTGGTCAATAAAGTATTCGTTACCCGGTATGTACACCTTTACGCCTTTACAAGTTACTGCGGCCTTTTTTATACCGATGAAACTCATGAGCACTACCAACCCGCTAAGGCTTGCCACCCAGGCGAAGCCCACCCCTATTTTTTTCCAAAGCTGCTTACTGCCCATGTTCATGATCGTAAAGCTTGTTTTAAGGGTTCCACTAATTGGTCAATATCTCCGGCACCAACAGTTAATAATAACTCCGGTTGCTGCTCTTGTACGTAATCAATAACTTCCTGTTTGCTTAACAGGTACTTTTCTTTTAGTAGCATTTTGTTTAATACCATGGCCGAATCAACTCCCGGTATGGGTAGCTCGCGTGCCGGGTATATATCCAGCATCAGCAGCTCATCGGCCATATCCAATGCCCCGGCAAAGCCATCGGCAAAATCTCGGGTACGGGTAAACAAATGCGGCTGAAAAACAACTGTTAGTTTACGCTCGGGGTACAGCTTTTTCACAGATGCCAAGGCTGCCTTTAATTCTTCGGGATGGTGGGCGTAATCATCAATGTAAACCTTTTCATCTGTTTTAACAATGTACTCGAACCTACGCTTAACTCCTTTAAATGAAGCCAGCGCTGCTTTTGCCACAGCCGGTTCAACATCCATAAACAGGGCAACCTGTATGGCAGCAACCGCGTTTTCTATATTATGAATACCCGGGATGCCCATCTCAATATCTTTGATAACGGTATCACCGCTTTCAAAGTCAAAATAGAAGTTACCGTTCTCTACCCTGATGTTCGTTCCTACGGCATCGGCAGCTTCGGCACCAATGGTATAACTGGTTAAGGTATGCGCTAAGGGCAAACCCTGCTTAGCTATCAATTTACCGCCTGCCTTAATTTGCGAGGCAAACATTTTGAATGAGTCGGTTAAGTGCTCATGGTCGCCATATATGTCTAAATGGTCGGCATCCATTGAGGTGATCACCGCAACATCAGGGTGCAGGGTCAAAAACGAGCGATCATACTCATCGGCCTCCACCACTACAATGTTCGAGTTACCGTATAGCACATTGCTGTTATAGTTTGATGCTATACCACCCAAAAATGCGCTGCAATCTTTACCGGCTTCGGTAAGTATGTGTGTTATGAGGCTCGATGTAGTGGTTTTACCATGCGTACCTGCAACAGCAACGGTAAACATGCTTTGGCTGATGATACCCAATACCTGCGAACGCTTATACAACTCAAAACCCGCCGTGCGGAAATGGTTCAACACAGCCGAATCTTTAGGAATAGCCGGGGTATATATGATGAGCGTTTGCTGATCAGGTTTATTAAACACTGACGGAACAAGACTTACATCATCCATAAAAATGATAGACACACCTTCCTGTTGCAATGCATCAGTCAATGGTGTAGGCGTTTTATCGTAACCGCAAACGGCACAACCCAAATGATTGAAATAACGGGCAAGGCCACTCATGCCTATTCCGCCTATTCCAACCAGGTAAACCTGCTTTATGTTACTTAACTCCATCATTTTTGTTTATCTCTTTCAGGGACACACCCCTACCCCTCTCAAGAAGGGATTTCCTTGTTATCGTTTACTCTCTTTTATAATATCAACCACATGCTGCGCAATTACTTCATCGGCGTTGGGCAATGCCAGTTTGCCAATGTTGGCGCTTAGGGTTGCTTGTTCTTCTTTATTCTTTAATAAATCCAATGCACGGGCCACGAGTTTTTCGGGGGCGTCGGCATCGGTAATAAATACAGCAGCCTTGTTTTGTACCAAAGCCATCGCATTTTTGGTTTGATGGTCTTCGGCCACGTTTGGCGAAGGCACCAGGATAACCGGCTTTCCTACAATGCATAACTCAGCAATTGTACCTGCACCGGCGCGTGATATAATTACATCGGCCGCGGCATAAGCCAAATCCATGCGGTTTAAAAATTCCAGTATGCGAATGTTAGGGTGATAGTTTTCGCCCAAACGCTCCATAATACCTTTGTAGTAAACCTTACCGGTTTGCCATATCAATTGCACATCGGCAGCTATCAGCTTATCTAAACCAGCCATTACACTATTATTAAGCGTACGTGCGCCCAGGCTTCCGCCGGTAACCAAAATGGTTTTTTTATTGGGCGATAGCTGGAAATTATGCAACGCCTCCTCTAACCTGCCATCCGTATCAACCGATTCGCGCCTAACAGGGTTACCGGTTTTAATAATCTTTTCGGCCGGGAAAAACCTGTCCATCTCATCAAAAGCAACACATATTTTTTGCGCCTTTTTGCTGAGCCATTTATTGGTGATACCTGCGTAAGAGTTTTGCTCCTGTATAAGCGTTGGTATACCTTTTAATGATGCCGCGTATAGCAACGGACCTGATGCATAACCACCCACACCCACAGCAGCGTCGGGTTTAAAATCTTTAATAATTTTAGCGGCCTTGCTAATGCTGTTAATGAGTTTTATGGGGAACAAAAAATTCTTCCATACCGCCTTGCGCTGTATGCCTTGTATATCGAGCCCGATAATTTTGTAGCCGGCCGCCGGAACCTTTTCCATTTCCATGCGGCCATTGGCTCCTACAAACAATATCTCGGTATCGGGGGCAAGCTTTTTTAAAGCATTGGCAATAGCCACCGCCGGGAAGATGTGCCCACCCGTACCACCACCACTAATGATGATGCGGAGCGGTATTCCCCCTGCCCCCTGAAGGGGAAGTTTTTGTTCGGTACTATTTCCTTGCTCGTTCGACATTTATTTTATCTTCTATCTTGATTCCTGATTCTTTACTCTTGACTCTATTTTAAGCTACTTCCAGTATCTCTCCTACTACTATCTTATTACTTCCGCCTTCTTTTGCTCCGCTCACTTTCAGTGCCTCGTTTTCATCAATATGGCGGCTTACTGATAATATGATACCAAAGGCCACGCTGGTAAACAGTATTGATGTACCACCCATACTCACCAGCGGCAACGGCACACCTGTTACCGGACCTAAACCCACAGCCACAGCCATATTGGCAAATGCCTGTATAGTTAAGCTAAAACTTAACCCTGCAGCCAGTAAGGCACCAAAGGCTTTGGGCGCTTTGGTCACAATTTTTATACAGCGGTATAATAAGAACAGGTATATCACGATGATAAATAAACCACCTATCATACCATATTCTTCTACAATGGTGGCATAGATAAAATCGGAATACGGGTGTGGTAAAAAGTTACGCTCGGTACTGTTACCCGGTCCTTTACCTGCTACGCCGCCTGTTGCAATGGCAATTTTAGCATGGTCGCTTTGAAACGACTTGTCTTTGTCTACCTTTTCAGGGTGCAGATAGGTTTCAACACGTGACATATACGTTGCACGGCGCGGACCTAACAATACTACGCCCGCCAGCAATACAGCTCCGGCCAAACACACTACGGCTATTTGCTTAACACTAATACGACCAATGATCAACAACAAGATGCTTACACCAAACAGCATCAATGCGGTTGAAAGGTTAGCCAGCGCAATCAGGATAAAAACCACACATACCGACCCCATGATAGGAATGAACGATTGCTTAACGTCCTTTATATTTTCCTGCTTGCGCGATAGTGTGCGGGCCAAATAGGTAATTAAAGCCAGTTTAGCCAAATCGGAAGTTTGGAAAGTTAAACCTGTTCCGGGTATTGCTATCCAACGACTTGCATCATTTACGTGGTTACCAAAAATCAAAGTATATAACAGCAACGGGATGGTAATAACCATCAGCATTTTTGAGATACCGGCATAATAACGGTAATCGAGCTTATGCGAAATATACATTAACGCAATACCACCCAGCATCATAAACAGGTGCTTCATGAGGAATGCCTCATTCGCCTTTCCTTGCTTATAAGCCAGCGTACCGGTAGAACTGTAAACAGCTAAAAGCGATATTACCGATAGTACTATCACGATGAGCCATATCCACCTGTCGCCTTTGGTTCTACTTAATATTCTGTGCATGACCGTTGATTATTATTTCTTTGATTTCACCGATTCTTGTCAGAATCAGAATTTACAGAATTCTATAATTTTCAGAATGACTTACCATCGTTTTATTATTCTTTAAATTCTTTAATTCAGCAAATTCTGATCACAACTCCATTACTGCTTGTTTAAACTGATCACCGCGGTCTTCGTAGTTTTTAAACAGATCGAAGCTGGCGCATGCCGGAGAAAGCAATACAGTATCGCCTTTTGTTGCTAACTCGTAAGCTGCGTTAACCGCATCTTTAGCCGAGGCTGTGTTAACAATGATTTTCACATCATCGGCAAACGCTTCGTGTATACGGCCATTATCGGTACCCATACATACAATGGCTTTTACCTTGCTTTTTACCAGCGAGGTTAGCTCGTTATAATCATTTCCTTTATCAACACCACCTAAAATAAGTACCACCTTTTCGTTAGGCATACCCTCTAAGGCATACCATGTTGAGTTAACATTAGTTGCTTTTGAATCGTTAATGAACCTGATACCGGCAATATCGGCCACGTGCTCTAAACGGTGCGGCACATTTCTGAAGTTGCCCATGCTCTCACGGATATCCCCGTTTCTCAATTCTAATACCTTCGACACAATTCCGGACGCCATTGAATTGTAGATGTTGTGTTTACCCTGTAAGGCAAGTTTGG contains the following coding sequences:
- a CDS encoding cell division protein FtsQ/DivIB, with the protein product MNMGSKQLWKKIGVGFAWVASLSGLVVLMSFIGIKKAAVTCKGVKVYIPGNEYFIDQAEVDNILGVSSNTLVGRKIDQINIHDLENKLQRNPFIESAEVYADMDGLIKVEISQRHPILRILNRFDQDFYIDQHGVKVPLSNNFTAQVLVANGYIDELFANRLDTLHTRLAKDVFATADFIRKDTLWNAQIAQIYVNQNHEMELIPRVGNQRIMLGNADSLANKFHNLEIFYKQALPQVGWNKYKVINVKYANQVVGVKSETTMADSATVKKVAVAKPDSLKKKQALTDTTSQF
- the murC gene encoding UDP-N-acetylmuramate--L-alanine ligase, with protein sequence MELSNIKQVYLVGIGGIGMSGLARYFNHLGCAVCGYDKTPTPLTDALQQEGVSIIFMDDVSLVPSVFNKPDQQTLIIYTPAIPKDSAVLNHFRTAGFELYKRSQVLGIISQSMFTVAVAGTHGKTTTSSLITHILTEAGKDCSAFLGGIASNYNSNVLYGNSNIVVVEADEYDRSFLTLHPDVAVITSMDADHLDIYGDHEHLTDSFKMFASQIKAGGKLIAKQGLPLAHTLTSYTIGAEAADAVGTNIRVENGNFYFDFESGDTVIKDIEMGIPGIHNIENAVAAIQVALFMDVEPAVAKAALASFKGVKRRFEYIVKTDEKVYIDDYAHHPEELKAALASVKKLYPERKLTVVFQPHLFTRTRDFADGFAGALDMADELLMLDIYPARELPIPGVDSAMVLNKMLLKEKYLLSKQEVIDYVQEQQPELLLTVGAGDIDQLVEPLKQALRS
- the murG gene encoding undecaprenyldiphospho-muramoylpentapeptide beta-N-acetylglucosaminyltransferase → MSNEQGNSTEQKLPLQGAGGIPLRIIISGGGTGGHIFPAVAIANALKKLAPDTEILFVGANGRMEMEKVPAAGYKIIGLDIQGIQRKAVWKNFLFPIKLINSISKAAKIIKDFKPDAAVGVGGYASGPLLYAASLKGIPTLIQEQNSYAGITNKWLSKKAQKICVAFDEMDRFFPAEKIIKTGNPVRRESVDTDGRLEEALHNFQLSPNKKTILVTGGSLGARTLNNSVMAGLDKLIAADVQLIWQTGKVYYKGIMERLGENYHPNIRILEFLNRMDLAYAAADVIISRAGAGTIAELCIVGKPVILVPSPNVAEDHQTKNAMALVQNKAAVFITDADAPEKLVARALDLLKNKEEQATLSANIGKLALPNADEVIAQHVVDIIKESKR
- a CDS encoding FtsW/RodA/SpoVE family cell cycle protein, with translation MHRILSRTKGDRWIWLIVIVLSVISLLAVYSSTGTLAYKQGKANEAFLMKHLFMMLGGIALMYISHKLDYRYYAGISKMLMVITIPLLLYTLIFGNHVNDASRWIAIPGTGLTFQTSDLAKLALITYLARTLSRKQENIKDVKQSFIPIMGSVCVVFILIALANLSTALMLFGVSILLLIIGRISVKQIAVVCLAGAVLLAGVVLLGPRRATYMSRVETYLHPEKVDKDKSFQSDHAKIAIATGGVAGKGPGNSTERNFLPHPYSDFIYATIVEEYGMIGGLFIIVIYLFLLYRCIKIVTKAPKAFGALLAAGLSFSLTIQAFANMAVAVGLGPVTGVPLPLVSMGGTSILFTSVAFGIILSVSRHIDENEALKVSGAKEGGSNKIVVGEILEVA